From one Streptomyces sp. Q6 genomic stretch:
- a CDS encoding ABC transporter ATP-binding protein produces the protein MTGEPAAAVRVHDLWKSFGQQTAVAGIELALPAGRFIGLVGPNGAGKTTTLSMITGLLRPDRGTVHVAGHDVWADPAAVKARIGVLPEGLRLFERLSGRELLAYTGRLRGLPGEEVDSRAGQLLDVLDLASAQHKLVVDYSTGMRKKIGLAAALLHNPEVLFLDEPFEGVDPVSAQTIRGVLERFTRSGATVVFSSHVMELVESLCDWVAVMAAGRIRAQGPLADVRGGAASLQEAFLELVGARGRGDEGALDWLGGGAR, from the coding sequence ATGACCGGGGAACCCGCAGCAGCCGTACGCGTCCACGACCTTTGGAAGTCCTTCGGGCAGCAGACCGCCGTGGCCGGCATTGAACTCGCCCTGCCCGCAGGCAGGTTCATCGGCCTGGTCGGCCCGAACGGCGCGGGCAAGACGACCACGCTCTCCATGATCACCGGCCTCCTCCGGCCCGACCGCGGCACGGTGCACGTCGCGGGCCACGACGTCTGGGCCGACCCGGCCGCCGTCAAGGCCCGGATCGGTGTCCTGCCGGAGGGCCTGCGCCTCTTCGAGCGTCTGTCGGGGCGTGAACTCCTCGCGTACACGGGCAGGTTGCGCGGCCTGCCCGGCGAGGAGGTCGACAGCCGGGCCGGACAGCTCCTGGACGTGCTGGACCTGGCGTCGGCCCAGCACAAACTCGTCGTCGACTACTCGACCGGCATGCGCAAGAAGATCGGCCTCGCGGCAGCTCTCCTCCACAACCCCGAAGTCCTCTTCCTGGACGAGCCGTTCGAGGGCGTCGACCCCGTCTCGGCCCAGACGATCCGCGGCGTCCTGGAGCGCTTCACCCGCTCCGGGGCGACCGTCGTCTTCTCCTCCCACGTCATGGAACTCGTCGAGTCGCTGTGCGACTGGGTCGCGGTGATGGCGGCGGGCCGCATCCGGGCGCAGGGGCCGCTGGCGGACGTGCGGGGCGGGGCGGCCTCCTTGCAGGAGGCGTTCCTTGAGCTGGTGGGGGCGCGCGGGCGCGGTGACGAGGGGGCCCTGGACTGGCTGGGCGGGGGTGCCCGCTGA